In Candidatus Epulonipiscium viviparus, one DNA window encodes the following:
- a CDS encoding TraX family protein, whose protein sequence is MLKIFAIITMFIDHFAIAFLDPFSTSYLVLRAIGRVSMPIFAYMLASGYIHTKNYNKYLIRMLTMAIIAQIPFTMLISGISFIQLFTTDLWVYLFYTLNIGFTFCVALIFLKIMDFTRVQKSSLLHQFAQALLGMIILYYAHSCDYGAYGICVVFIFYVWILIFKQSKKSLLVCGAIIGGLSIVFYGFPGANQWLSALAIIPICYLPHTKSNYKWVFYVFYPAHLILLVVISAMLH, encoded by the coding sequence ATGTTAAAAATATTTGCAATTATCACAATGTTTATTGATCACTTTGCTATTGCATTTCTAGATCCATTCTCCACTTCTTATCTTGTACTAAGAGCAATTGGCCGTGTTAGTATGCCAATTTTTGCTTATATGCTTGCTAGCGGGTACATACACACCAAAAATTATAACAAGTATCTGATTCGAATGCTCACTATGGCAATAATCGCACAAATTCCGTTCACTATGCTAATATCTGGTATCAGCTTTATACAATTGTTCACAACAGATCTTTGGGTTTACTTGTTTTATACGTTAAATATTGGTTTTACATTTTGTGTTGCCCTCATTTTTTTGAAAATTATGGACTTTACGAGAGTGCAAAAAAGCAGCCTTCTACATCAATTTGCTCAAGCCCTACTTGGAATGATCATATTATATTATGCTCATTCTTGCGATTATGGCGCGTATGGAATCTGCGTTGTATTCATCTTCTATGTTTGGATATTGATTTTCAAGCAATCTAAAAAAAGCCTTCTTGTTTGCGGAGCCATTATTGGCGGGTTAAGTATTGTTTTTTATGGATTTCCAGGAGCAAATCAATGGTTATCTGCATTAGCCATCATACCAATTTGCTATCTCCCTCATACCAAATCAAATTATAAATGGGTGTTCTATGTATTTTATCCTGCACATTTAATTTTGCTAGTAGTAATAAGCGCGATGCTACATTAA
- a CDS encoding SEL1-like repeat protein — MKFRQLKQPTTQHSIKVPMELENTDSEDSNNTIYWDVEIDEQDPEIQLALGLFYDIGKNIERDPQLAFYWYEKSALQGHPEAQTALALCYQEGSGVTSDDTKAIYWYIKAAQQDFAIAQCNLGYCYESGRGTPRDLDKAVYWTKKAASQGLAKAQHNLANYYKLGLGVPQSFTKAVYWFRKSAKQNDSMAQGQLGYFYEQGLGVTKNVEKAFYWYEQSAKQGNTLSQCCLGQCYHFGIGVAQDLELAFSWYQQAAINGNDIAQYCIAMCYEYGDIEDIDLQQAFYWYEKSAQQGYDVAQFDIGRFYEQGIVVDQNLDKAAYWYKKSANQGNILAQIALENLLQL, encoded by the coding sequence ATGAAATTTAGACAGCTTAAACAACCAACTACACAACATAGTATTAAGGTTCCAATGGAGCTAGAAAACACAGATTCTGAAGATTCTAATAATACAATTTATTGGGACGTTGAAATAGATGAACAAGACCCTGAAATTCAATTGGCATTAGGCCTTTTTTATGATATCGGAAAAAATATTGAAAGAGATCCTCAATTAGCTTTTTATTGGTATGAAAAATCTGCACTACAAGGACATCCTGAAGCCCAGACAGCTCTTGCTTTATGCTATCAAGAGGGCTCCGGAGTTACATCCGATGACACTAAAGCTATCTATTGGTATATCAAAGCCGCGCAACAAGATTTTGCCATCGCACAATGTAATCTAGGTTATTGCTACGAATCCGGCCGAGGAACTCCAAGAGATCTAGATAAAGCAGTTTATTGGACCAAAAAAGCTGCCTCTCAAGGACTTGCCAAGGCACAACATAACCTGGCAAATTATTATAAATTAGGATTAGGCGTTCCTCAAAGTTTTACCAAAGCCGTTTATTGGTTTCGAAAATCTGCAAAACAAAATGATAGTATGGCACAAGGTCAGCTAGGATATTTTTACGAGCAAGGCTTAGGTGTTACGAAAAACGTAGAAAAAGCATTCTATTGGTATGAACAATCCGCAAAGCAAGGTAACACGCTATCCCAATGTTGCCTAGGTCAATGCTATCATTTTGGAATTGGAGTCGCGCAAGATCTGGAACTAGCATTTTCTTGGTATCAACAAGCTGCGATTAACGGCAACGATATTGCTCAATATTGTATTGCTATGTGTTATGAATACGGAGATATCGAAGATATAGATCTGCAACAAGCATTTTATTGGTACGAAAAATCTGCACAACAAGGATATGACGTGGCTCAGTTTGATATAGGCAGATTTTATGAACAAGGTATAGTAGTAGATCAAAATTTAGATAAAGCTGCATATTGGTATAAAAAATCTGCAAACCAAGGAAATATATTGGCACAAATAGCTTTGGAGAATTTGCTACAATTATAA
- a CDS encoding GGDEF domain-containing protein gives METINALIFFLLLLLYNYAMFAYNSFIYMPRMELWKIIFLTSIINSLLFIIPQAIHIDNIGPMVLYVICYTIQFNYIYKKNFLSCLFFSMAFMLNLYGIGLMSGGVISLVVPGSLAVHRTDSVLRMITTIFSLLPAILEIVIIRAVIKKEKIDRFLSHRKSVQMAVLIMGIVFLYSLTVINVNNYQMIDDIRIAVLNIKVGLICITGFLIAIGYGYIFAIMNLYQKQFENYATLIQKEQESIHELSLTVQKDSFTGLYLRDVAIERMQFYKKNSMQFYTIFVDMDGLKTVNDIYGHNEGDFYIQQVVEILKRNFIGTIVSRIGGDEFLITGTSYDLDTPLQNTLMLYEEVKAIKVKNDKHYNTSISYGLVNIDETARFDVENIIKIADERMYEFKQVNKKERKVKKIYK, from the coding sequence ATGGAAACTATTAATGCATTGATATTCTTTTTATTATTACTGCTTTATAATTACGCAATGTTTGCATATAATTCCTTTATATATATGCCACGAATGGAGTTATGGAAGATTATATTTTTGACAAGTATAATTAACAGCTTATTGTTTATCATACCACAGGCAATACATATAGATAACATAGGACCTATGGTACTTTATGTAATATGTTATACAATACAATTTAATTATATTTATAAGAAAAACTTCCTATCGTGTCTATTTTTTTCTATGGCATTTATGTTGAATTTATATGGTATAGGGCTAATGTCAGGAGGGGTAATATCATTAGTAGTACCTGGTAGTTTAGCAGTTCATCGTACAGATTCAGTATTGAGAATGATAACAACAATTTTTAGTTTGCTACCTGCTATACTTGAAATAGTAATAATAAGAGCTGTGATCAAGAAAGAGAAAATAGATAGATTTTTGTCGCACAGAAAAAGCGTACAGATGGCAGTTTTAATTATGGGTATTGTGTTTTTATATTCTCTAACAGTGATTAACGTAAACAATTATCAAATGATAGATGACATTAGAATTGCTGTATTAAATATTAAAGTAGGACTGATATGTATAACAGGATTTTTGATAGCAATAGGATATGGATATATTTTCGCGATAATGAATTTATATCAAAAGCAATTTGAAAATTATGCAACTTTGATACAGAAAGAGCAAGAGAGCATCCATGAGCTGTCTTTAACTGTTCAAAAAGACTCGTTTACGGGGTTATATTTACGTGATGTTGCTATAGAAAGAATGCAATTCTATAAAAAAAATAGCATGCAATTTTATACAATTTTTGTAGATATGGATGGTCTTAAAACTGTCAACGATATTTATGGACACAATGAGGGCGATTTTTATATACAACAAGTTGTAGAGATATTGAAGCGTAACTTTATCGGCACAATTGTATCAAGAATAGGAGGAGATGAGTTTTTGATTACGGGAACCAGCTATGACTTGGATACACCTTTGCAAAATACGCTTATGCTTTATGAAGAAGTAAAAGCAATTAAAGTTAAAAACGATAAGCATTATAATACATCCATTAGTTATGGACTGGTTAATATAGATGAAACTGCAAGATTTGATGTAGAAAATATTATTAAAATTGCAGATGAAAGAATGTATGAATTTAAGCAAGTAAATAAAAAAGAGCGTAAAGTCAAAAAAATATATAAGTAA
- a CDS encoding GGDEF domain-containing protein — protein sequence MVSDDVIIGVIALVLNTAYSYVLLHVASKMVEDKSTSFIKKLMFSIANMVLYSLVYAFKVPHYIYYIFVFTAIMMELYSIGLTAKEGACIASHAIVNISAIFLACVKLITAAYGVPANTVFTNIDIRLQIVSVMYILAMLVGVILFRNLGAENLKKVLSAKGYSEALTVLGIILTCYVAVDEYIIILGYSYEDQIIMVLATVFLVMSLYYLILYYTIKSLNIIIYREKTEAAKISYTRLVSKHNGIMNKVLKDELTDLYNKKYVINYISKMLAEPGTENTKQGIIFLDINGLKYVNDTFGHKAGDKLILDVTSAVRNSIREKHQDIAGRIGGDEILIFIPNIHQAGLDKIVERIRNNIRRKNEAEKDFLVAASIGAIMVDGDMAKLGLNNILEKVDVLMRMDKEKFYKEMEEKNGNY from the coding sequence ATGGTCAGTGATGATGTAATAATAGGGGTGATAGCCCTAGTTTTGAATACAGCTTATAGTTATGTTTTATTGCATGTAGCCTCGAAGATGGTGGAGGATAAATCAACGTCATTTATAAAAAAGTTGATGTTTTCTATAGCAAACATGGTTTTATATTCGTTAGTATATGCGTTTAAAGTGCCTCATTATATATACTATATATTTGTGTTTACTGCGATTATGATGGAGCTATATTCAATAGGTTTAACGGCCAAAGAAGGGGCATGTATAGCGTCACATGCGATAGTAAATATAAGTGCTATATTTTTGGCCTGTGTTAAGCTGATAACAGCTGCTTATGGAGTACCTGCAAATACAGTATTTACAAACATCGATATAAGATTGCAAATAGTTTCTGTGATGTATATACTGGCAATGTTAGTTGGGGTAATACTATTTAGAAATTTGGGTGCCGAGAATTTGAAAAAAGTACTAAGTGCAAAGGGATATTCTGAAGCTTTGACCGTATTAGGAATCATTCTTACTTGTTATGTTGCAGTAGATGAGTATATCATAATTTTAGGATATAGCTACGAAGATCAAATTATAATGGTGTTGGCAACTGTGTTTTTGGTTATGTCACTATACTATCTAATTTTATACTATACAATTAAAAGTCTAAATATCATTATATATAGAGAAAAAACTGAAGCGGCCAAAATATCATACACAAGGTTAGTGAGTAAGCATAATGGAATTATGAACAAAGTACTTAAAGATGAGTTAACAGATCTCTATAATAAAAAGTATGTTATTAATTATATATCTAAAATGTTAGCTGAGCCTGGTACAGAAAATACAAAGCAAGGAATAATATTTTTGGATATAAATGGTCTAAAATATGTTAATGATACTTTTGGACATAAAGCGGGAGATAAATTGATTCTTGATGTTACATCGGCTGTTAGAAATAGTATTCGTGAGAAGCATCAAGATATTGCAGGTCGCATTGGCGGAGACGAAATTTTGATTTTTATTCCTAATATACATCAAGCGGGGTTAGACAAAATTGTGGAGAGAATTCGCAACAATATAAGACGTAAAAATGAAGCAGAAAAGGATTTTCTTGTTGCAGCTAGTATAGGAGCGATAATGGTAGACGGAGATATGGCAAAGCTAGGTCTTAATAATATTTTAGAAAAAGTAGATGTTTTGATGCGAATGGACAAAGAAAAGTTTTATAAAGAAATGGAGGAAAAAAATGGAAACTATTAA
- the spoIIID gene encoding sporulation transcriptional regulator SpoIIID — protein sequence MKPYIEERAVQAANFIISKKATVRETAKKFGISKSTVHKDVTERLEKINPQLAMEARAILDKNKADRHLRGGNATREKYLGGMK from the coding sequence TTGAAACCTTATATTGAAGAGAGAGCCGTACAAGCAGCAAATTTTATCATCAGCAAAAAAGCCACCGTACGAGAAACCGCAAAAAAATTTGGTATAAGTAAAAGCACAGTTCACAAGGATGTTACAGAACGACTAGAAAAAATCAACCCACAACTCGCCATGGAAGCTCGTGCTATTCTTGACAAAAATAAAGCAGACAGGCATTTACGTGGCGGCAATGCAACCAGGGAAAAATATCTTGGAGGAATGAAATAA
- a CDS encoding RtcB family protein — translation MIKITGTNSIALVYANELEYSAQEQLQLLCDQPFTQDCNIRVMPDVHAGAGCVIGFTAQVTDWVIPNIVGVDIGCGMLTIELGTEEIDFAEIDSLIHKHVPAGKNIHEGRLARFPKLQELFCYRNLHETKRIERSIGSLGGGNHFIEIAKDNSNAKYLIIHTGSRNLGTQVAQYYQDLAYELLSGKDRYYDARDHLIAEYKSTGRRHEIQTALKDLATKFTLMEPAIPKSLCYLTGKYKQQYLHDMQICQQYATLNRKTIANIILEKYFATTLSDTTHFETIHNYIDLDHNIIRKGAISAQLGETVLIPLNMRDGSLICVGKGNPDWNYSAPHGAGRLYSRTTAFKKFQLDEFIEQTKDVYSTSITEKTIDESPMAYKDKSAIIDHITPTVDIIKYITPIYNFKA, via the coding sequence ATGATTAAAATTACTGGTACAAATAGTATTGCTCTCGTATATGCAAACGAGCTCGAATACTCAGCGCAAGAACAATTACAATTATTATGCGATCAACCCTTCACCCAAGATTGTAACATTCGAGTAATGCCCGATGTACATGCGGGAGCTGGATGCGTTATTGGATTTACTGCTCAAGTTACCGACTGGGTCATTCCAAATATAGTTGGTGTCGACATTGGCTGCGGAATGCTAACTATTGAACTAGGTACTGAAGAAATAGACTTTGCTGAAATTGATTCCCTTATTCACAAGCATGTCCCTGCCGGCAAAAATATACACGAAGGTAGATTGGCCAGATTCCCCAAGCTTCAAGAACTCTTCTGCTATCGCAATTTACACGAAACCAAACGCATCGAACGCAGTATAGGCAGCCTCGGTGGCGGCAACCATTTTATCGAAATTGCCAAAGATAACTCCAATGCCAAGTATCTAATTATTCATACAGGTAGTAGAAATTTAGGCACCCAAGTTGCTCAATATTATCAAGATCTTGCATATGAATTATTATCTGGCAAAGACAGGTATTATGATGCTCGCGACCACTTGATTGCCGAATATAAATCCACTGGACGTCGCCATGAAATTCAAACTGCTCTCAAAGATTTGGCTACAAAATTTACTCTAATGGAGCCCGCCATTCCCAAAAGTCTTTGCTACCTAACCGGCAAATACAAACAGCAGTATCTACATGACATGCAAATTTGCCAGCAATATGCAACTCTAAATCGCAAAACCATTGCCAACATCATCTTAGAAAAATACTTCGCCACGACACTATCAGATACGACACACTTCGAAACTATTCACAACTACATCGATCTAGATCATAATATCATACGCAAAGGTGCTATCTCTGCACAGCTTGGAGAAACAGTCTTAATTCCCCTCAATATGCGCGATGGCAGCCTGATTTGTGTTGGTAAGGGAAATCCAGATTGGAACTACTCTGCCCCTCATGGTGCCGGAAGATTGTATAGCCGCACCACCGCTTTTAAAAAATTTCAACTCGATGAATTTATAGAACAAACAAAAGATGTATACTCCACTTCTATTACCGAAAAAACTATCGATGAATCTCCTATGGCATACAAAGACAAAAGCGCGATTATTGACCATATAACTCCAACTGTCGATATTATTAAATATATAACGCCAATTTATAATTTCAAAGCATAG
- a CDS encoding ROK family protein: MYYIGVDLGGTNIVVALLNEEGSILDVITKDTKRERVVDLIFDDIIASTEEIITRNNLAKTEIKGIGIGSPGMIDSKAGVIVYANNIAIDNFAAVEYVEARTGITTKIANDADCAALGEVIAGAAKGTEDAVVITLGTGVGGGIIINGKIFNGYFAGGAEIGHQIIVKDGIRCTCGNFGCLESYASATALINMANARAKEFPESKLATIDEQNMTAKIPFDFAWAGDAVAKQLIEDYIDYVAIGVANIITVFKPQVVLIGGGVSKQGDKLINPLTEKVKKYAFGGDMPTQIRVATLGNDAGIVGAAMLNR, translated from the coding sequence ATGTATTATATAGGAGTAGATCTAGGCGGAACCAATATAGTGGTTGCGTTATTAAACGAAGAGGGAAGTATTTTAGATGTCATTACAAAGGATACTAAGCGAGAACGTGTAGTAGATCTAATTTTTGACGACATCATTGCAAGTACAGAAGAGATCATTACTCGAAATAATTTAGCAAAAACCGAAATAAAAGGTATAGGTATTGGAAGTCCAGGAATGATAGACTCTAAGGCGGGAGTAATAGTATATGCCAATAACATTGCAATAGACAACTTTGCAGCAGTTGAGTATGTGGAGGCAAGGACCGGAATAACTACAAAAATCGCAAATGATGCGGACTGTGCAGCGCTAGGAGAAGTAATTGCAGGAGCAGCAAAAGGAACAGAAGATGCGGTAGTGATTACATTAGGAACAGGCGTTGGCGGAGGAATTATAATCAATGGCAAAATCTTTAATGGATACTTTGCTGGAGGAGCGGAAATTGGGCATCAAATCATTGTGAAAGATGGGATAAGATGTACGTGTGGAAATTTTGGTTGCCTAGAGTCATATGCATCTGCAACAGCTCTCATCAATATGGCAAATGCAAGGGCAAAAGAATTTCCGGAATCCAAGTTGGCAACGATAGATGAACAGAATATGACAGCCAAGATACCATTTGATTTTGCATGGGCCGGCGACGCAGTTGCAAAGCAATTAATTGAGGACTATATAGATTATGTGGCAATAGGTGTTGCAAATATAATAACAGTATTTAAACCACAAGTAGTGTTGATAGGTGGAGGAGTATCGAAGCAAGGAGATAAATTGATCAATCCATTGACCGAGAAAGTAAAGAAATATGCTTTTGGAGGAGATATGCCGACGCAAATTCGAGTTGCGACACTGGGTAATGACGCGGGAATAGTTGGAGCGGCAATGTTAAATCGATAA
- a CDS encoding 5'-methylthioadenosine/adenosylhomocysteine nucleosidase, translating to MKTIGIIGAMEEEVNALKKNMQISNVQTKAMMEFVKGKFQEKEVVVVKCGIGKVNAAVCTQILADVFAVDYIINTGVAGALHPTLNIGDIVISSDTVQHDMDTTAFGDPRGVIPRMDNSYFEADQMLIDLAKDISEEELDKNVYVGRVASGDQFVASVDQKDDIYTTFNAYCAEMEGAAIAQTCYLNKIPFVILRAISDKADGSAEMNFTHFTELAAKNAITILSNMIKKIQ from the coding sequence ATGAAAACAATTGGAATTATAGGAGCAATGGAAGAGGAAGTTAATGCGCTGAAAAAGAATATGCAAATATCGAATGTTCAAACAAAAGCAATGATGGAATTTGTGAAAGGAAAATTTCAAGAAAAAGAAGTTGTTGTAGTTAAATGTGGAATAGGCAAAGTGAATGCCGCAGTATGTACTCAAATATTGGCAGATGTATTTGCAGTGGATTATATTATTAACACCGGAGTTGCGGGGGCATTGCATCCAACTTTAAATATTGGAGACATTGTAATTTCGAGTGATACAGTTCAACACGATATGGATACCACGGCATTTGGAGATCCAAGAGGAGTAATTCCGCGAATGGACAATTCATATTTCGAAGCGGATCAAATGTTGATAGACCTAGCAAAAGATATAAGCGAAGAAGAATTGGATAAGAATGTTTATGTAGGCAGAGTTGCAAGCGGAGATCAATTTGTTGCAAGTGTAGATCAAAAAGATGATATATACACCACATTTAACGCGTATTGTGCGGAGATGGAGGGAGCGGCAATTGCTCAAACTTGCTATCTAAATAAGATACCATTTGTAATATTACGAGCAATATCTGATAAAGCGGACGGGTCTGCAGAAATGAATTTTACACATTTTACAGAATTGGCGGCCAAAAATGCCATAACTATTCTTTCAAATATGATAAAAAAGATTCAATAA